One part of the Melospiza melodia melodia isolate bMelMel2 chromosome 3, bMelMel2.pri, whole genome shotgun sequence genome encodes these proteins:
- the C3H6orf120 gene encoding UPF0669 protein C6orf120 homolog, which produces MATHWRRILTVFVTAQVLLVVNAFEEEDVPEEWILLHVVQGQIGAGNYSYLRLNHEGKIVLQMRSLKGDADLYVSDVTLHPSFDEYELQSVTCGQDIVHVPAHFRRPVGIGIYGHPSHLESEFEMKVYYDRTVVQYPFGEASYNPEEMEANQKYSQSTEDESQDEESVFWTILIGILKLILEILF; this is translated from the coding sequence ATGGCAACACACTGGAGAAGAATCCTGACAGTATTTGTGACAGCTCAAGTACTGTTAGTAGTAAATGCCTTTGAAGAAGAGGACGTACCAGAGGAATGGATTCTTCTTCATGTTGTCCAAGGTCAGATTGGAGCAGGAAACTACAGCTATTTGAGACTAAATCACGAGGGAAAGATCGTTCTTCAGATGCGGAGTTTAAAAGGTGACGCAGACTTGTACGTGTCTGACGTGACACTGCACCCCAGCTTTGACGAGTACGAGTTACAGTCGGTGACTTGTGGCCAGGACATCGTGCACGTGCCCGCACACTTCCGCCGCCCTGTGGGAATCGGGATTTACGGGCACCCCTCTCACCTGGAGAGCGAGTTTGAAATGAAGGTGTACTACGATCGAACAGTGGTACAGTACCCGTTTGGTGAGGCTTCTTACAACCCTGAGGAGATGGAGGCAAACCAGAAATACTCACAGTCTACAGAAGATGAATCTCAGGATGAGGAGTCTGTTTTCTGGACTATACTTATTGGAATCTTGAAATTAATACTTGAAATCCTTTTTTAA